Proteins found in one Phytohabitans houttuyneae genomic segment:
- a CDS encoding helicase HerA domain-containing protein — translation MNEVERRALAALRFNWAPTPDDVWRTSRYHVDGLHREVTRTVLDSVAEARDSVESSPVGVVVLGQRGTGKTHLLGSVRERVQADGGYFFLVSVMEASAFWGSLALSMLDGFSRQPEEGDSQLRVFLHRLAERIAAPRVVRRAMTGESESDLSRAALDAVVDLLRKADRQVGTECQDTARALVLYASESAAHQNIGYDFLCSNDEVDPGERAGWGMRRSKRSAQEIVRDISRLLALTGPTVIAVDQIDVLVAQWAKSTEGDVREEWRTALLLEQIAGGLMHLRDTTRRTLSVVSCLPVTWEQIKSQVTDTVQDRFREAFYLADLPSAEIGRELIAKRFAVKFDDVAFAPPYPTWPVSPAAFEEAHQFTPRELLRAVDSHVRACLAAGEVREMTSLLQKPREVGPDRGRTEPAPDTAGFAGYDAAFAALVAEADPAAALDERTEDAEMPALLEAGLTAWIAERGAAGEAYGYDPQPGGKPALHARLRRTFGDDTEDEEHWAFRAIGAKHHISALNRIRNAVTAAGLTEGVSRRKLILLRNPPYSPGTRTREVLAAFEKAGGMCLQFGDRDLASLVALRQMIKRYGYETLQPWFAARRPTDGIEFLHRALSGQSTDEAATTKQQAAPVPAATAAPTATAEGDERRITLGVGIDHVAPVTIELEALRRHTAIFAGSGSGKTVLIRRLVEECALRGVSAIVLDPNNDLARLGERWPTPPVHWDDAERARAEEYLANTEVVIWTPRRASGRPLAFRPLPDFAGILDDPDAFAAAVDAAAAALAPRAKVDGSTAKAEKGQAVLREALTHYARGGASDLRGFVDLLDDLPEYVSALDSAGKMAAEMAQLLKAAMVNDPLFGGSGTPVDPGVLLTPGSGQRARVSVISLIGLPDDGQRQSFVNQLQLALFSWIKRNPAGDRPLGGLLVMDEAQTLAPSGALTACTESTLALASQARKYGLGLVFATQAPKGLHNRVTGNAATQLFGLLNHPTQISAARELARAKGSDISDVGRLRTGQFYAAIEGSEFQKLQAPLCLTHHPKSPLTPEEIIERARI, via the coding sequence ATGAACGAGGTAGAGCGGCGGGCACTCGCTGCGCTCCGGTTCAACTGGGCGCCCACGCCGGACGACGTGTGGCGCACCTCGCGGTACCACGTCGACGGGCTGCACCGCGAGGTCACGCGGACGGTCCTGGACAGCGTCGCCGAGGCGAGGGACAGCGTCGAGTCGAGCCCGGTCGGCGTCGTCGTGCTCGGCCAGCGCGGCACCGGCAAGACCCACCTCCTCGGCTCCGTCCGCGAGCGCGTCCAAGCCGACGGCGGCTACTTCTTCCTGGTCAGCGTCATGGAGGCAAGTGCGTTCTGGGGCAGCCTGGCGCTGTCCATGCTGGACGGCTTCTCCCGCCAGCCGGAGGAGGGCGACAGCCAGCTCCGGGTCTTCCTGCACCGTCTCGCGGAGCGGATCGCCGCGCCGCGCGTCGTCCGCCGGGCCATGACCGGCGAGAGCGAGTCCGACCTCTCCCGCGCCGCCCTTGACGCGGTCGTCGACCTGCTCCGCAAGGCCGACCGCCAGGTGGGCACCGAGTGCCAGGACACCGCGCGCGCCCTGGTGCTGTACGCGTCGGAGAGCGCCGCCCACCAGAACATCGGGTACGACTTCCTCTGCTCCAACGACGAGGTGGACCCCGGCGAGCGCGCCGGCTGGGGCATGCGGCGCAGCAAGCGCTCGGCGCAGGAGATCGTGCGGGACATCTCCCGGCTGCTGGCGCTCACCGGCCCCACCGTGATCGCGGTCGACCAGATCGACGTGCTCGTGGCGCAGTGGGCGAAGAGCACGGAAGGCGACGTACGCGAGGAGTGGCGCACCGCGCTGCTGCTCGAGCAGATCGCCGGCGGCCTCATGCACCTGCGCGACACCACGCGACGCACACTGTCGGTCGTCAGCTGCCTGCCGGTGACCTGGGAGCAGATCAAGAGCCAGGTGACGGACACGGTCCAGGACCGCTTCCGGGAGGCGTTCTACCTCGCCGACCTCCCGTCCGCCGAGATCGGCCGGGAGCTCATCGCGAAGCGGTTCGCCGTGAAGTTCGACGACGTCGCCTTCGCGCCGCCCTACCCGACCTGGCCGGTGTCACCGGCGGCCTTCGAAGAGGCTCACCAGTTCACGCCGCGCGAGCTGCTGCGCGCGGTGGACTCGCACGTGCGGGCCTGCCTCGCCGCGGGCGAGGTGCGGGAGATGACGAGCCTCCTGCAGAAGCCCCGGGAGGTCGGTCCGGACCGCGGTCGCACCGAGCCCGCACCCGACACGGCCGGCTTCGCCGGTTACGACGCCGCGTTCGCCGCGCTCGTGGCCGAGGCCGACCCCGCGGCCGCCCTGGACGAGCGCACCGAGGACGCCGAGATGCCGGCGCTGCTCGAAGCCGGGCTCACCGCGTGGATCGCCGAGCGCGGCGCGGCCGGCGAGGCGTACGGCTACGACCCGCAGCCGGGCGGCAAGCCGGCGCTGCACGCCCGGCTGCGCCGCACGTTCGGCGACGACACCGAGGACGAGGAGCACTGGGCGTTCCGGGCCATCGGCGCCAAGCATCACATCTCAGCGCTCAACCGGATCCGCAACGCCGTCACGGCCGCCGGTCTCACCGAAGGGGTCTCCCGGCGCAAGCTCATCCTTCTGCGCAACCCCCCGTACTCACCGGGCACCCGCACCCGGGAAGTGCTCGCCGCCTTCGAAAAGGCAGGCGGCATGTGCCTGCAGTTCGGCGACCGGGACCTCGCCAGCCTCGTGGCGCTCCGGCAGATGATCAAGCGGTACGGCTACGAGACCCTCCAGCCCTGGTTCGCGGCGCGCCGGCCCACCGACGGGATCGAGTTTCTCCACCGGGCCCTGAGCGGCCAGAGCACCGACGAGGCGGCCACCACAAAACAACAAGCCGCACCGGTACCGGCGGCGACCGCCGCACCGACCGCGACCGCGGAGGGCGACGAGCGGCGGATCACGCTCGGCGTCGGCATCGACCACGTCGCGCCGGTCACGATTGAGCTCGAAGCGCTCCGCCGCCACACGGCGATCTTCGCCGGCTCCGGGTCGGGCAAGACCGTGCTGATTCGCCGGCTGGTGGAGGAGTGCGCGCTGCGGGGCGTGTCGGCCATCGTCCTCGACCCCAACAACGACCTCGCGCGCCTCGGCGAGCGCTGGCCCACTCCCCCGGTGCACTGGGACGATGCGGAGCGGGCTCGCGCCGAGGAGTACCTCGCCAACACCGAGGTGGTCATCTGGACACCACGGCGCGCGAGTGGGCGCCCCCTCGCGTTCCGGCCGCTGCCCGACTTCGCCGGGATTCTCGACGACCCGGACGCGTTCGCGGCCGCCGTCGACGCCGCGGCGGCGGCACTCGCTCCGCGGGCGAAAGTGGACGGCTCGACCGCCAAGGCGGAAAAGGGCCAAGCGGTGCTCCGCGAGGCGTTGACCCACTACGCGCGCGGCGGCGCCAGCGACCTCCGCGGCTTCGTCGACCTGCTCGACGACCTGCCCGAGTACGTGAGCGCGCTGGACAGCGCCGGCAAGATGGCCGCGGAGATGGCTCAGCTGCTGAAGGCCGCGATGGTCAACGACCCGCTCTTCGGCGGCAGCGGCACACCGGTCGACCCGGGCGTGTTGCTGACCCCCGGCTCAGGGCAGCGAGCCCGGGTCTCGGTGATCAGCCTGATCGGCCTGCCGGACGACGGGCAGCGGCAGAGCTTCGTCAACCAGCTCCAGCTGGCGCTCTTCTCCTGGATCAAGCGCAACCCGGCCGGCGACCGGCCCCTCGGCGGCCTCCTGGTGATGGACGAAGCACAGACGCTGGCACCTTCGGGCGCGCTGACCGCGTGCACCGAGAGCACGCTCGCCCTGGCGTCCCAGGCCCGCAAGTACGGGCTGGGCCTTGTCTTCGCGACCCAGGCGCCCAAGGGGCTGCACAACAGGGTCACCGGCAACGCGGCGACGCAGCTGTTCGGGCTGCTCAACCATCCGACGCAGATCAGCGCGGCACGCGAGCTGGCCCGCGCCAAGGGCAGCGACATCTCCGACGTCGGCCGGCTGCGCACGGGGCAGTTCTACGCGGCGATCGAGGGTTCCGAGTTTCAGAAGCTTCAGGCGCCGCTCTGCCTGACCCACCACCCCAAGAGCCCGCTCACACCTGAGGAAATCATCGAGCGGGCGCGGATCTGA
- a CDS encoding CU044_2847 family protein, whose protein sequence is MPSEIVRYQVDGETVAKFEIEPTPGFRPAGVGDIAGKVWDAAGPAVEAAMAVMDRVKRLGPDGVEITFGVKVTGTMDWLVAKAATEGNFQITLSWQPTAVAELAASAG, encoded by the coding sequence GTGCCGTCCGAGATCGTCCGCTATCAGGTCGACGGGGAGACCGTGGCCAAGTTCGAGATCGAGCCGACGCCCGGCTTCCGGCCGGCGGGAGTCGGTGACATCGCGGGCAAGGTCTGGGACGCCGCTGGCCCCGCCGTCGAGGCGGCGATGGCGGTCATGGACAGGGTCAAGCGGCTGGGCCCCGACGGCGTCGAGATCACCTTCGGCGTCAAGGTCACCGGGACGATGGACTGGCTCGTGGCCAAGGCGGCCACCGAGGGAAACTTCCAGATCACGCTGTCGTGGCAGCCCACGGCGGTGGCGGAGCTCGCGGCCAGCGCCGGCTGA
- a CDS encoding trypsin-like serine protease, producing MTKPPPDPWTVAIHRSDKDLLPIGAGVVIDDSLVLTCEHVVCKGGTLLDEIWIAFPKAPTVSWSSRRRVRALVHNGRPEHNLDVVLLQLDEPVPGVSHPRGCAASARTTWPTSRGGRSAFPATPTSAARRAAWWGIPSPTG from the coding sequence GTGACCAAGCCGCCACCGGACCCGTGGACCGTCGCGATCCACAGGAGCGACAAGGACCTCCTCCCGATCGGCGCCGGCGTCGTGATCGACGACAGCCTGGTGCTGACCTGCGAGCACGTGGTGTGCAAGGGCGGCACCCTGCTCGACGAGATCTGGATCGCCTTCCCGAAGGCACCCACCGTCTCGTGGAGCAGCCGCCGCCGCGTTCGTGCCCTGGTCCACAACGGACGCCCGGAGCACAACCTCGATGTGGTGCTGCTGCAGCTCGACGAGCCGGTGCCAGGGGTGTCACACCCGCGCGGTTGCGCTGCGTCGGCCCGGACGACCTGGCCGACAAGTCGTGGTGGACGTTCGGCTTTCCCGGCGACGCCGACTTCGGCAGCTCGGCGCGCGGCCTGGTGGGGGATCCCCTCGCCAACGGGCTGA